In Equus asinus isolate D_3611 breed Donkey chromosome 13, EquAss-T2T_v2, whole genome shotgun sequence, one DNA window encodes the following:
- the GIP gene encoding gastric inhibitory polypeptide, translating into MVAMKTLSLLLVSLFLAVVLGEKEEGHARFQTKVSDSQPRGPRYAEGTFISDYSIAMDKIRQQDFVNWLLAQKGKKNDWKHNITQREARALELTHRSNRKKEEERGQQGSLPRNPCDEDLLKDLLIQELLAWLVDQMELYRRRFQ; encoded by the exons ATGGTGGCCATGAagaccctctctctgctgctggTGTCCCTGTTCCTGGCCGTGGTgctaggagagaaggaagagggtcACGCCAG aTTCCAGACTAAGGTCAGTGACTCCCAACCTCGAGGCCCCAGGTATGCTGAGGGGACTTTCATCAGTGACTACAGTATCGCCATGGACAAGATCCGCCAACAAGACTTTGTGAACTGGCTGCTGgcacagaaggggaagaagaatga TTGGAAACACAACATCACCCAGAGGGAGGCCCGGGCCCTAGAGCTGACCCATCGATCcaacaggaagaaggaggaggagagggggcagcaGGG CTCCCTGCCCAGGAACCCCTGCGATGAAGATTTGCTAAAGGATTTACTGATTCAAGAGCTGCTGGCCTGGCTTGTGGACCAGATGGAGCTCTACAGGCGCAG ATTTCAGTGA